A window of the Henckelia pumila isolate YLH828 chromosome 3, ASM3356847v2, whole genome shotgun sequence genome harbors these coding sequences:
- the LOC140890596 gene encoding protein DAY-LENGTH-DEPENDENT DELAYED-GREENING 1, chloroplastic: MSNSIVLCQSLAWCKSSSSSSSFPNHNPASAVVRLSSVRKKSRDLVANAKKKYPKRKKSWWQRFLFDEDGNWLGLKDDDTIDVLESEDSSDDEVSDYEKFEAWKRRAEAIVELREAQEDVKNEESRRWEDWLVDGSSNDAGNGASWIENSNDAVGKPGNDIVEDLTDVFSGRGLVKSVRDMVLGREDDDILYEDRVFRYASINSAKFLAVLIIVPWAMDFLVHDYALMPFLDRYVKTVPLAAQMLDVRRSQKIEMVKVLNLEKARYRLEVEIGKSPSLSDEDLFLVIRQKAIALRDERRLENRKAFANIWSDIVFGVSLFALLYFFQNQVALLKFTGYKLLNNISDTGKAFLIILITDIFLGYHSESGWQTLLEVIVEHYGLEVDQAAITIFICFVPVVIDACVKLWLFKYLPKLSTKVSNIFQEMKRH, from the exons ATGAGCAATTCAATTGTCTTGTGTCAAAGTCTAGCTTGGTGCAAGAGCAGTAGCTCCAGTAGTTCATTTCCGAATCATAATCCCGCATCTGCTGTGGTTCGATTGTCAAGTGTACGGAAAAAGTCTCGTGACCTGGTTGCGAATGCCAAGAAAAAGTATCCGAAGAGGAAGAAAAGTTGGTGGCAGAGATTCCTTTTTGATGAGGATGGGAATTGGCTTGGTTTGAAAGATGACGACACGATTGATGTGCTAGAGTCCGAAGATTCTAGCGATGATGAGGTATCTGATTATGAGAAATTTGAAGCGTGGAAAAGACGAGCTGAGGCAATTGTTGAGTTGAGGGAAGCACAGGAAGATGTAAAGAATGAGGAGAGTAGAAGGTGGGAGGATTGGCTTGTTGATGGAAGTAGTAATGATGCTGGTAACGGCGCATCATGGATTGAAAACTCGAATGATGCTGTTGGAAAGCCTGGAAATGATATAGTAGAAGATTTAACCGACGTGTTTTCTGGGAGGGGATTGGTTAAGTCTGTGAGGGATATGGTTCTAGGCAGAGAAGATGATGACATTCTTTATGAAGATCGAGTTTTTCGTTATGCCTCGATCAATTCG GCCAAATTTTTGGCAGTACTTATTATTGTTCCGTGGGCTATGGATTTCTTGGTTCATGACTATGCTCTCATGCCTTTCTTAGACAG GTACGTCAAGACCGTTCCACTTGCTGCGCAGATGCTTGATGTGAGGAGATCACAAAAGATAGAAATGGTCAAGGTTCTTAATCTTGAGAAGGCACGTTATCGACTTGAAGTAGAGATTGGTAAATCTCCGTCTCTTTCTGATGAGGATCTTTTCCTGGTAATACGACAGAAAGC AATAGCATTGAGAGATGAGCGGAGGTTAGAGAACCGTAAAGCATTCGCAAATATCTGGTCAGACATTGTGTTTGGGGTGTCATTGTTCGCTCTTCTATATTTCTTTCAGAATCAA GTAGCTTTGCTGAAATTCACAGGTTATAAGCTACTCAATAACATCTCAGACACAGGGAAAGCATTTCTTATTATACTCATCACCGATATTTTTTTGGG GTATCATTCTGAATCTGGCTGGCAGACATTATTAGAGGTTATAGTTGAGCATTATGGACTAGAGGTGGATCAGGCTGCCATAACTATATTTATATGCTTTGTTCCGGTCGTAATAGATGCTTGTGTGAAGCTCTGG TTATTCAAGTATCTGCCAAAACTATCCACAAAGGTATCGAATATTTTCCAAGAAATGAAGAGGCATTAG